A genomic region of Alnus glutinosa chromosome 11, dhAlnGlut1.1, whole genome shotgun sequence contains the following coding sequences:
- the LOC133882751 gene encoding basic form of pathogenesis-related protein 1-like translates to MGLTKFLLALYIIGLTLTHVSLAGNDQKDFVNGHNAVRAKVGVPPLKWNNTLAAYARKYANTRIAKCELEHSNGPYGECIAEGFEELKAADAVKLWASEKPYYDHKSNKCVHGECRHYTQLVWRDTKRIGCATVKCHNGWMFVTCNYDPPGNYEGERPY, encoded by the coding sequence ATGGGGTTGACCAAGTTTTTGCTAGCCCTATACATCATAGGTCTAACCCTAACTCATGTCTCCTTAGCCGGAAACGACCAAAAAGACTTCGTCAATGGACACAATGCAGTTCGTGCCAAGGTTGGTGTTCCTCCATTGAAATGGAACAACACCCTTGCAGCCTATGCTCGAAAGTATGCTAATACGAGGATCGCAAAATGCGAGTTGGAGCATTCAAATGGGCCGTATGGAGAATGTATTGCTGAAGGTTTTGAAGAGTTAAAGGCTGCCGATGCAGTGAAGTTGTGGGCAAGTGAGAAGCCATACTATGACCATAAATCAAACAAATGTGTTCATGGTGAGTGCAGGCACTACACTCAGCTTGTTTGGCGGGACACCAAGCGAATTGGGTGTGCCACGGTGAAGTGCCACAATGGCTGGATGTTTGTCACTTGCAATTACGATCCTCCAGGAAATTACGAGGGCGAGCGTCCATACTAA
- the LOC133882787 gene encoding basic form of pathogenesis-related protein 1-like: MGLTKFLLALYLVGLTLPHVSVAKNGHRHFLDGHNKARAEVGVPPLVWNNTLAAYARNYANKRIPDCKMVESDPDGPYGECLAEGYGDFKAADVVKGWVSEKQYYDHKSNKCVGGECGHYTQVVWRDTKYLGCARAKCNNGWMFVTCNYFPSGNYYGESPY, translated from the coding sequence ATGGGGTTGACAAAGTTTTTGCTAGCCCTATACTTGGTAGGTTTAACCCTCCCTCATGTCTCCGTAGCCAAAAACGGCCACCGACACTTCTTGGACGGACACAACAAAGCTCGTGCTGAGGTTGGTGTTCCTCCACTTGTCTGGAACAACACCCTTGCAGCCTACGCTCGAAATTATGCAAATAAGAGGATCCCAGACTGCAAGATGGTGGAATCAGATCCGGATGGGCCCTATGGAGAGTGTCTTGCTGAAGGTTATGGTGATTTCAAAGCCGCAGATGTAGTGAAGGGGTGGGTGAGTGAGAAGCAATACTATGACCATAAATCCAACAAATGCGTTGGTGGTGAGTGTGGACACTACACCCAGGTGGTTTGGCGCGACACAAAGTATCTGGGGTGTGCCAGGGCCAAGTGTAACAATGGCTGGATGTTTGTTACTTGCAACTACTTTCCTTCAGGAAATTACTACGGCGAGAGTCCATACTAA